GCGAGCGGACGTAGCGGCGGACGGCGGTGGGCACGGCTGCATTGTCGCCGCCCGCGCCCCGGCCGGGGCGTCAGACGTGCGCGACGGCCTCGATCTCGACGAGAGCGCCCGACGGCAGCTTCGCCACCTCGAACGTCGACCGCGCCGGCGGGCGCTCGCCCACATGGCGGCTGTAGACCTCGTTCATGGCTGCGAAGTCGCCGAGATCCTGCAGGAACACGCTCGTCTTGACGAGCTTGTCGAGCGAGCTGCCCGCCGCCTCGAGGATCGCTGCGAGATTGCGCAGCGCCTGTTCGGTCTGGGCGGCGACGTCGCCCTCGACGGCGGTGTCGCCGGGCTTGAGGCCGAGCTGGCCGGCGACGAACACGAGCTCGCCGACCCTGATCGCCTGGTTGTACGGCGCTCCCTGGAACGGGGCGGGGGCGTTCTCGGTGCGGATGACGGTCTTCTCCACGGGGACCTCCTCGGTGTCAGGGACGGGATGTGGCGTCTGCGAGCGCGACGCCGAGCGCCTTGAAGATGGCGGCGAGAACGTGGTCCGTGTCCTCCCCCTCGATCAGGCGCACGTGCAGGGTGAGACGGGCCGCGTCGGCGAGCGCCCGCAGGAAGCGTGCCGCCATGTCCGTGCCGAGGCCGCTGGCGCCGGTGAGGTCGGCGTTGGCCGCGACGAGCGGCACTCCCGACGCCTCGAGCACGACCATCGCCAGCGCCTCGTCGGCGGGCATCGTGCCCGCCCCGTGGGCCCCCGGTCGAAGCAGCGGCGCCACGGCGAGGCCGAGCGCCGCACCCGCCGCATCGACCTCGGCCGCGGGCTCGTCCGGCTCGATCTCGAGCGTGAGGTCGAACCGCCCGGCGCGGGCGAGGAGCGCCAGCAGATGGTCGAGGACGGGCATGCCCGTGGCGACGTTGCTCTCGCCGGCGCCGTGCGTGAGGCGAGCGCCGCTCACAGCTCGCCGCGCTCGATGTCGGCGCCGAGCGCCCGCAGCCGCTCGTCGATGCGCTCGTAGCCGCGGTCGATCTGGCGGATGTTCCCGATCGACGAGCGGCCCTCGGCGCACAGCGCCGCGATCACCATCGCCATGCCCGCGCGGATGTCGGGGCTCTCGAGCCGCTGGCCGTAGAGCTTCGCCGGGCCCGTGATCACCGCCCGGTGCGGATCGCAGAGGATGATGCGCGCGCCCATCGAGACGAGCTTGTCGACGAAGAAGAGCCGGCTCTCGAACATCTTCTCGAACACGAGCACGGTGCCGTGGGCCTGCGTCGCCGCCACCACCGCGATCGACGTCAGGTCGGCCGGGAAGGCAGGCCAGATGCCGCTCTCGATCTTCGGGATCTGGCCGCCGAGGTCGTCGACGACGCGGAGCTGCTGGCCGGGAGGCACGCGCAGCGTGCGCTCCCGCACCTCGAGCTCGATGCCGAGCTTGCGGAACGCCGGCACGATCGAGACGAGATCGTCGGGCTCGACGTCCTCGACCGTGAGGTCGCCGCCGGTCACCGCCGCGAGCGCCGCGAAGCTCGCCACCTCGACGTGCTCGGGACCGATGCGGTACGAGCCGCCGCCGAGGCGCTCGACGCCCTCGATGCGGAGCACGTTCGACCCGATCCCCTCCACGCGTGCGCCGAGGGAGACGAGGAAGCGGCACAGATCCTGGACGTGAGGCTCGCATGCGGCGTGGCCGACGATCGTCTCGCCCTGCGCCAGCACGGCCGCCATGATCGCGTTCTCCGTCCCCATCACGGACGCCTCGTCGAGGAAGAGGCGCGTGCCGACGAGCTTGCCGGCGCGCA
This portion of the Gaiella occulta genome encodes:
- a CDS encoding Rid family detoxifying hydrolase; the protein is MEKTVIRTENAPAPFQGAPYNQAIRVGELVFVAGQLGLKPGDTAVEGDVAAQTEQALRNLAAILEAAGSSLDKLVKTSVFLQDLGDFAAMNEVYSRHVGERPPARSTFEVAKLPSGALVEIEAVAHV
- the hisB gene encoding imidazoleglycerol-phosphate dehydratase (catalyzes the dehydration of D-erythro-1-(imidazol-4-yl)glycerol 3-phosphate to 3-(imidazol-4-yl)-2-oxopropyl phosphate in histidine biosynthesis) yields the protein MSGARLTHGAGESNVATGMPVLDHLLALLARAGRFDLTLEIEPDEPAAEVDAAGAALGLAVAPLLRPGAHGAGTMPADEALAMVVLEASGVPLVAANADLTGASGLGTDMAARFLRALADAARLTLHVRLIEGEDTDHVLAAIFKALGVALADATSRP
- the murA gene encoding UDP-N-acetylglucosamine 1-carboxyvinyltransferase — protein: MQSFVIQGGRPLSGTVRASGNKNGALPILAATLLASEEVRLSNLPRIRDVEVMVELLADLGADAVWTGPNEVRVDSSGVTKTELDPDLCREIRASFLLAGPLLSRFGRAVVPPPGGDVIGRRRLDTHIHAFAALGVEMEMNGAYDLRAGKLVGTRLFLDEASVMGTENAIMAAVLAQGETIVGHAACEPHVQDLCRFLVSLGARVEGIGSNVLRIEGVERLGGGSYRIGPEHVEVASFAALAAVTGGDLTVEDVEPDDLVSIVPAFRKLGIELEVRERTLRVPPGQQLRVVDDLGGQIPKIESGIWPAFPADLTSIAVVAATQAHGTVLVFEKMFESRLFFVDKLVSMGARIILCDPHRAVITGPAKLYGQRLESPDIRAGMAMVIAALCAEGRSSIGNIRQIDRGYERIDERLRALGADIERGEL